One genomic region from Sphingobacterium multivorum encodes:
- a CDS encoding M16 family metallopeptidase, which yields MLDRTKAPEFREIGNISLKEPIKKQFANGLPVYVFQSPEQELVRIEWIFENTYLDGSAENPLLNSTLSALLKEGTKTMSSAEIADKVDFYGAFLVPEYSFDVTSLSLYTLNRHSQVLLPLVKDILTEASIPQQELNTYLRNNKQKFQVSIQKNDYLARRKFYNLIFGENNRYGRTPKLADYDAITRAQLIELYRREIIPANCTLIVSGNVSEELLQELEQIFGVEWQGAAAVSPSEIPALVQGSNNLAYEEKDNALQSAIRLGCQTIGREHPDYPALQFVNTLLGGFFGSRLMRNIREEKGYTYSIGSAVATLKHTGFMTIVTEVGVDVTQATLTEIEKEINLLKTTLASEDEVNLVKTYMEGSMLGSLESIFSHADKFKSVLLNGMTLNYYSYYMEQIRNMSPEKVQHLANKYLDYDAMVKVVVGKISQVEPVHQAVVN from the coding sequence ATGTTGGATAGGACAAAAGCACCCGAGTTCCGTGAAATTGGAAATATAAGTTTGAAAGAACCGATCAAGAAGCAGTTTGCAAACGGATTGCCTGTCTATGTATTCCAGTCGCCCGAGCAGGAGCTGGTACGGATAGAATGGATTTTTGAGAATACCTATCTTGACGGATCGGCTGAAAATCCGTTGTTAAATAGTACCCTAAGTGCATTGCTTAAGGAGGGGACAAAGACCATGTCGAGTGCAGAGATTGCAGATAAAGTGGATTTCTACGGAGCATTTCTTGTTCCTGAATATTCTTTTGACGTAACGTCTCTGTCGCTTTACACATTGAATAGACATAGTCAAGTACTCTTGCCGCTTGTAAAAGATATTCTAACGGAAGCATCGATTCCACAACAGGAATTGAATACCTATTTGCGCAATAACAAACAAAAGTTTCAAGTCTCTATTCAGAAAAATGATTATCTGGCGAGACGCAAATTTTACAATTTGATCTTTGGTGAGAATAATCGTTATGGGCGTACACCAAAACTAGCAGATTACGATGCAATTACGCGTGCGCAGCTGATCGAATTGTACCGTAGGGAAATTATTCCTGCGAATTGTACTTTAATTGTTTCGGGTAATGTTTCTGAAGAGCTTTTGCAGGAGTTGGAGCAAATCTTCGGTGTCGAGTGGCAAGGAGCAGCTGCTGTCTCTCCTTCGGAAATTCCTGCTTTGGTGCAAGGTTCAAATAACCTGGCTTATGAGGAAAAAGATAATGCCTTGCAGTCTGCCATTCGGTTGGGCTGTCAGACGATTGGAAGGGAACATCCCGATTATCCGGCATTACAATTTGTCAACACATTATTAGGTGGTTTTTTCGGTTCCCGTCTAATGCGCAATATCCGAGAAGAAAAAGGGTATACCTATAGCATTGGTTCGGCCGTTGCTACCTTGAAACATACTGGTTTTATGACCATTGTAACTGAAGTTGGGGTAGATGTAACACAGGCCACGTTGACTGAAATAGAAAAGGAGATCAATTTGTTGAAAACAACATTGGCCTCCGAGGATGAGGTCAATCTTGTGAAGACCTATATGGAAGGTTCTATGTTGGGTTCGTTGGAAAGTATCTTTTCGCATGCCGACAAGTTCAAAAGTGTTTTGTTAAATGGGATGACATTGAACTATTATTCCTATTATATGGAACAGATCAGAAATATGTCGCCCGAGAAGGTGCAGCATCTTGCCAATAAATACTTGGACTACGATGCCATGGTGAAGGTTGTTGTTGGGAAAATCAGTCAAGTAGAACCAGTTCATCAAGCGGTTGTAAATTAA
- the trxB gene encoding thioredoxin-disulfide reductase: MEFKQEVEHVQCLIIGSGPAGYTAAIYAARADMKPVVYTGIVPGGQLTQTTEVDNFPGYPKGITGPVMMEDLREQAERFGTSVRFGYVTKVDFTGEVHRVEIDGTVQVTADTVIIATGATAKWLGLESEQKYNGFGVSACAVCDGFFFKNQEVAIVGAGDTAAEEATYLAKLCSKVHMLVRRDEFRASKAMVHRVMNTPNIEVHYNSEAKEVLGDGQVVTGIRVVNNKDQSEKDLEVTGFFVAIGHKPNTELFTGVLDMDETGYLITKPDSTATNIPGVFACGDVQDNIFRQAITAAGTGCMAALEAERYLAAKESGE, from the coding sequence ATGGAATTCAAACAAGAAGTGGAACATGTACAGTGTTTGATTATTGGTTCGGGACCAGCAGGTTATACTGCCGCGATTTATGCAGCCCGTGCGGATATGAAACCAGTCGTTTATACCGGTATTGTGCCAGGGGGACAGTTGACTCAAACAACTGAGGTGGACAATTTCCCTGGTTATCCAAAAGGTATCACTGGACCAGTGATGATGGAAGATTTGCGCGAGCAAGCTGAACGCTTCGGAACTTCAGTGCGTTTTGGATATGTGACTAAAGTGGATTTTACAGGTGAGGTACACCGTGTTGAGATCGATGGAACAGTACAAGTTACCGCAGATACAGTGATTATTGCGACAGGAGCCACAGCAAAATGGTTAGGCTTGGAATCTGAACAAAAATACAATGGTTTTGGTGTTTCAGCATGTGCTGTATGTGATGGGTTCTTCTTTAAAAACCAAGAGGTTGCTATTGTAGGTGCTGGGGATACAGCGGCAGAAGAAGCAACATATCTTGCAAAATTATGCTCAAAAGTACATATGTTGGTTCGCCGTGACGAGTTTCGTGCTTCTAAAGCAATGGTACATCGTGTTATGAATACACCAAATATCGAAGTTCACTACAATTCTGAGGCAAAAGAGGTCCTAGGAGATGGTCAGGTAGTGACCGGAATCCGCGTTGTTAACAATAAAGACCAGTCTGAAAAAGATCTCGAAGTAACAGGTTTCTTCGTTGCTATTGGGCATAAGCCTAATACGGAGCTTTTCACAGGTGTATTGGATATGGATGAAACAGGTTATTTAATTACAAAACCAGATAGTACTGCAACAAATATCCCGGGTGTTTTTGCTTGTGGTGATGTTCAGGATAACATCTTCCGTCAGGCAATCACTGCTGCAGGTACAGGTTGTATGGCAGCTTTGGAAGCTGAAAGATACTTAGCAGCTAAAGAAAGCGGCGAATAA
- a CDS encoding DoxX family protein: METIKSVAHWLSYAYYLYVFGYASLFKVFQKSAMMQSMQSLGFNKTWTIIIGIGELMGVVLLLIGLYNPQFKNAAVLLLFPFAVAAFTAHMAHQEYHHFYNSLLMCVLSIVLLATDKTFKIIL; this comes from the coding sequence ATGGAAACGATTAAATCAGTCGCTCATTGGTTGAGCTATGCGTACTACCTTTATGTATTTGGATATGCATCATTATTCAAAGTTTTTCAAAAGAGCGCCATGATGCAAAGCATGCAGTCCTTGGGTTTTAATAAGACTTGGACGATCATTATCGGAATAGGGGAACTAATGGGGGTAGTATTGCTCTTAATAGGTTTGTATAACCCACAATTTAAGAATGCTGCAGTACTGCTGTTGTTTCCATTTGCGGTTGCGGCGTTTACGGCACATATGGCGCATCAAGAGTATCATCATTTCTACAACTCCTTGCTGATGTGTGTCCTTAGTATTGTGCTGTTGGCCACAGACAAAACCTTTAAAATTATACTTTAA
- the rnhA gene encoding ribonuclease HI, whose translation MIELYTDGASSGNPGPGGYGTILRTIYTGDNEAFKGKLIEKEFSGGYRKTTNNRMELMAVIVGLEALKNLQQHVTVYSDSKYVIDAIDKKWVYGWIQKGFAGKKNKDLWLRLMSVYKLHTVRLVWVKGHAGHPLNERCDRLAVAASKDKANWKIDSVFEMEEGK comes from the coding sequence ATGATCGAATTATATACAGATGGGGCTTCAAGTGGAAATCCGGGCCCTGGAGGTTACGGAACCATCTTAAGAACTATTTATACAGGCGATAATGAAGCCTTTAAAGGTAAACTGATCGAAAAAGAGTTTTCGGGCGGTTACCGCAAAACGACTAACAACAGGATGGAATTGATGGCTGTGATCGTCGGCCTCGAGGCACTGAAAAATCTACAGCAACATGTTACCGTGTATTCTGACTCCAAATACGTCATTGACGCCATTGATAAGAAATGGGTATATGGTTGGATACAAAAAGGTTTTGCGGGAAAAAAGAATAAAGATCTTTGGTTGCGGTTAATGAGCGTCTATAAGCTCCATACCGTACGCCTTGTATGGGTAAAAGGCCATGCTGGGCATCCCTTAAATGAGCGCTGTGATCGTTTGGCTGTCGCGGCATCCAAAGATAAGGCAAATTGGAAAATCGACAGTGTTTTTGAAATGGAAGAAGGCAAATAA
- a CDS encoding winged helix-turn-helix transcriptional regulator: MNPRKENSTNHINELYWKDRCGIAFTLAAIGGRWKINILSYLLNEGKLRYSELRKRLVGISERMLIAKLKELEHDKLINRLVYQQVPPKVEYELTALGRSLEEILTLMDKWGEDNLPESML; the protein is encoded by the coding sequence ATGAACCCACGAAAAGAGAATTCAACCAATCACATTAATGAGCTATACTGGAAAGACCGTTGTGGTATTGCATTTACCTTAGCCGCCATAGGCGGTAGATGGAAAATCAATATCCTTTCCTATTTGCTAAATGAAGGTAAACTCCGCTATAGTGAGTTGCGGAAAAGACTCGTGGGAATATCTGAACGTATGCTGATTGCTAAACTAAAGGAGCTGGAGCATGACAAGCTGATTAATAGACTTGTATATCAGCAAGTTCCACCAAAGGTTGAATACGAATTAACAGCGCTCGGACGGTCGCTCGAGGAAATATTAACCCTCATGGATAAATGGGGAGAAGATAATCTCCCCGAATCAATGCTTTGA
- a CDS encoding 3'-5' exonuclease has product MELKLKRPLVFFDLETTGVNVATDRIVEVSFLKVMPSGEETVYTKKINPEVPIPAESSFFHGIYDEDVKDAPNFRAIAVELAAFIADGDLAGYNSNKFDVPMLMEEFLRAGVDFSLEGRAFVDVQNIFHQMEQRTLKAAYKFYCNENLENAHTAEADVRATYEVLKAQLTKYEGAAFEDKHGTVSYPVVNDVEALHTFTNLSKPVDFAGRLVYNAEGLETINFGKHKGRPVIEVFEQEPSYYAWMQNGDFPLYTKKVLENIWNRYKKEKSEQKAKAAAATHSVEDKKLAKKEFNQQKEEAPQNISLDMLKGLQDKFKK; this is encoded by the coding sequence ATGGAATTAAAATTAAAAAGACCATTGGTGTTTTTCGATTTGGAAACTACAGGTGTTAATGTGGCGACCGATCGTATTGTGGAAGTATCATTTCTGAAAGTGATGCCCAGTGGTGAAGAAACAGTCTATACAAAGAAGATCAATCCAGAAGTGCCTATTCCTGCGGAATCCTCTTTTTTTCACGGCATTTATGATGAAGATGTGAAGGATGCTCCTAATTTTAGAGCAATCGCAGTGGAACTTGCGGCGTTTATTGCCGATGGAGATCTCGCGGGATATAATTCCAATAAATTCGATGTCCCAATGCTTATGGAAGAGTTTTTACGGGCAGGTGTTGATTTTTCATTGGAGGGTAGAGCATTTGTTGATGTTCAAAATATCTTCCATCAGATGGAACAACGTACGCTGAAAGCTGCATACAAGTTTTATTGCAATGAAAATCTTGAAAATGCGCATACAGCGGAAGCGGATGTTCGTGCCACATATGAGGTCTTGAAAGCACAGCTGACAAAATATGAAGGCGCAGCATTCGAAGATAAACATGGGACAGTGTCCTATCCTGTCGTAAACGATGTTGAGGCGCTACATACGTTTACCAACCTAAGTAAGCCTGTAGATTTTGCCGGACGTCTCGTCTATAATGCCGAGGGATTGGAAACGATCAATTTTGGTAAACATAAAGGAAGACCTGTTATAGAAGTATTTGAGCAAGAGCCCAGTTACTACGCTTGGATGCAGAACGGTGATTTTCCATTGTATACCAAGAAGGTCTTGGAGAATATCTGGAATCGGTATAAAAAGGAAAAGAGTGAGCAAAAGGCAAAAGCAGCTGCAGCCACCCATTCTGTAGAAGATAAAAAACTTGCGAAAAAGGAATTCAATCAGCAAAAAGAAGAAGCGCCGCAGAACATTTCTTTGGATATGCTGAAAGGATTGCAAGATAAATTTAAAAAATAA
- a CDS encoding M16 family metallopeptidase has translation MVSYRKFTLENGLRVLVHEDHNTAMACVNILYDVGARDESPEQTGFAHLFEHLMFGGSINIPNFDTELQKVGGENNAFTSNDITNYYITLPSSNLETALWLESDRMLSLAFSEQSLEVQRNVVSEEFKQRYLNQPYGDAWLKLRPLAYQVHPYRWATIGKELSHIEEATMEDVKAFFKLHYNPQSAIMVVSGDVHFEEVKALTEKWFGDIEAGEKYNRQLPKEPAQDKIRRETTWADVPLDALYMAFHGPARLEEGYFAMDLLSDILSRGSSSRLYRRLVKEGQLFSEINAYVMGSIDNNLFVIEGKPSEGISLEEAERAVWAELEVIKSELVPAAELEKVKNKIESTNVFAELSILDKAMNLAFHELLGDADGINTEVSKYLSVSAEEVQQQAQLIFRPENASILMYKSKQEEAVHVG, from the coding sequence ATGGTTTCTTATCGAAAATTTACGTTGGAAAACGGCCTACGTGTATTGGTACACGAGGATCATAATACAGCCATGGCCTGCGTCAATATCTTGTACGATGTGGGGGCAAGGGATGAATCTCCGGAACAGACCGGATTTGCGCACTTATTTGAACACCTGATGTTTGGTGGAAGTATCAATATTCCTAATTTCGATACCGAATTACAAAAAGTGGGTGGCGAGAATAATGCATTCACCAGCAACGATATTACAAATTATTACATCACTTTACCCTCTTCAAATCTAGAAACGGCATTGTGGTTGGAGTCGGACCGGATGTTAAGTTTGGCTTTTTCCGAACAAAGCCTCGAAGTGCAGCGGAATGTCGTGAGTGAAGAATTCAAACAGCGTTATTTGAATCAGCCTTATGGTGACGCTTGGCTAAAATTACGTCCATTGGCCTATCAGGTGCACCCTTATCGTTGGGCAACCATCGGAAAAGAACTGAGCCATATTGAAGAGGCTACAATGGAAGATGTTAAAGCATTTTTCAAATTACATTATAATCCGCAGAGTGCAATTATGGTTGTTTCTGGGGATGTTCATTTTGAGGAAGTAAAAGCTTTGACTGAAAAATGGTTTGGCGATATTGAGGCGGGCGAAAAATACAATCGCCAATTGCCTAAAGAACCCGCGCAAGATAAGATTAGACGGGAAACGACTTGGGCAGATGTGCCTTTGGATGCGCTTTATATGGCATTTCATGGCCCTGCTCGATTGGAAGAGGGGTATTTTGCAATGGATCTTCTGTCGGACATTTTATCGAGGGGCTCTTCTTCACGTTTATATCGTCGATTGGTAAAAGAGGGGCAGTTATTTAGTGAAATAAATGCTTATGTGATGGGAAGTATCGACAATAACCTCTTTGTTATTGAAGGAAAACCGTCGGAAGGCATCTCGCTAGAGGAAGCTGAACGCGCGGTGTGGGCAGAATTGGAGGTCATAAAATCCGAGTTGGTGCCTGCAGCTGAATTGGAAAAAGTGAAGAATAAGATCGAATCGACAAATGTTTTTGCAGAACTATCTATTTTGGATAAAGCCATGAATTTGGCTTTCCATGAGTTGCTGGGTGATGCAGACGGCATCAACACAGAGGTCTCAAAATATTTGTCGGTGAGTGCTGAGGAAGTTCAACAGCAAGCTCAGCTCATTTTTAGACCGGAGAATGCTTCTATATTAATGTATAAATCAAAACAAGAGGAGGCTGTACATGTTGGATAG
- a CDS encoding DUF2891 domain-containing protein, with amino-acid sequence MKKIIGLLCMSVAFVACQNNSAIRVNTSSNDQPLTLDSVQAKHLLSLPLHCIEVEYPNKLGQVLGSDGDLKAPRTLHPIFYGCFDWHSSVHGYWSIVHILKEFPNLDSSGEIRRQLNRNITAENVAVELDFFQDKNNKNFERTYGWAWLLQLQKELLTWEDADAKRWASNLEPLVKHVVKSYQEYLPKLVYPIRTGYHDNSAFGLSLSLDYARSTGNVTFEKSLMTNASRLYSQDKSCNISFEPSGSDFLSPCLEEALCMSLVLQQEDYRKWLKDFMPDLFNPEFNLEPGIVKDRTDGHLVHLDGLNFSRANCLNGIAKALPELSYLHRLANKHLKYSLPNITTKDDYMGSHWLGTFALYALSKH; translated from the coding sequence ATGAAGAAAATAATAGGGCTTCTTTGCATGTCCGTTGCTTTTGTTGCATGTCAAAATAATTCAGCGATCAGAGTAAATACGAGTTCAAATGACCAGCCTTTAACCTTGGATAGCGTTCAGGCCAAGCATCTGCTCAGTTTGCCACTGCATTGCATCGAAGTGGAATATCCCAATAAGTTGGGACAGGTACTCGGTAGTGATGGTGATCTAAAAGCACCGCGTACATTGCATCCAATTTTTTACGGTTGTTTTGACTGGCATTCTTCTGTACATGGGTATTGGTCAATTGTGCATATTTTGAAGGAATTTCCGAATCTGGACAGTTCGGGTGAAATTCGGCGCCAATTGAACCGAAATATCACAGCCGAAAATGTGGCTGTTGAATTAGATTTCTTTCAAGATAAGAACAATAAGAACTTTGAGCGTACGTATGGCTGGGCCTGGTTGTTGCAACTGCAGAAGGAATTATTAACTTGGGAAGATGCCGATGCAAAACGCTGGGCATCGAATCTTGAACCGTTGGTGAAACATGTGGTGAAATCGTATCAGGAATATTTGCCCAAATTGGTCTATCCGATCAGGACAGGCTATCATGATAATTCGGCCTTCGGCCTTTCGCTGTCCCTGGACTATGCAAGAAGCACGGGAAATGTGACGTTTGAAAAATCATTAATGACGAATGCTTCTCGTTTATACAGTCAGGATAAGAGCTGCAACATTTCTTTTGAGCCAAGTGGAAGCGACTTTCTTTCTCCTTGTCTTGAAGAAGCCCTCTGTATGAGTTTGGTGTTGCAACAGGAGGATTACCGTAAATGGTTAAAGGATTTTATGCCAGATCTGTTTAATCCCGAGTTCAATTTAGAACCGGGTATCGTGAAAGATCGAACAGACGGACATTTGGTCCATCTGGATGGACTTAACTTTAGTCGCGCAAACTGTTTAAACGGTATCGCCAAAGCGCTGCCTGAGTTAAGTTACTTGCATAGGTTGGCAAATAAACATTTAAAGTATTCTTTGCCCAATATCACAACCAAGGACGACTACATGGGGTCGCATTGGTTAGGTACATTTGCACTCTATGCACTATCAAAGCATTGA
- a CDS encoding SIR2 family NAD-dependent protein deacylase: protein MEKKNIVVLTGAGISAESGIPTFRDANGLWEGHDVMEVASIEGWHKNPALVQEFYNLRRKAALVAQANAAHHALVKLESAYRVSIVTQNVDLLHEQAGSSHIVHLHGRLDQSKSSVDDRLVYPIVGDEIKMGDLCEKGSQLRPNIVWFGEAVPAIEEAISLVSKADILIIVGTSLQVYPAAGLKEFAPSHCKSFLIDKKIPHDNALRNIQCFEESATIAVPELVEQLLN, encoded by the coding sequence ATGGAAAAGAAAAATATCGTTGTATTGACGGGGGCCGGTATTTCGGCTGAAAGCGGTATACCTACCTTTAGGGATGCCAATGGATTGTGGGAAGGACATGACGTCATGGAAGTTGCTTCCATTGAAGGTTGGCATAAAAATCCAGCCTTGGTGCAGGAGTTTTATAATCTGAGACGGAAAGCCGCTTTGGTCGCACAGGCAAATGCGGCTCATCATGCGCTGGTAAAATTGGAATCAGCATACCGGGTGAGTATTGTGACGCAGAATGTTGATCTACTGCATGAACAGGCAGGATCCTCCCATATCGTTCATTTGCACGGACGCTTGGACCAGTCGAAGTCATCTGTCGATGACCGTTTGGTATATCCCATTGTTGGTGATGAGATCAAGATGGGCGATCTTTGTGAGAAGGGTAGTCAGCTGAGGCCAAATATAGTCTGGTTTGGAGAGGCTGTGCCGGCCATTGAGGAAGCGATAAGCCTGGTTTCGAAGGCCGATATTTTGATTATTGTGGGAACCTCCCTACAGGTTTATCCCGCTGCGGGACTTAAAGAATTTGCGCCTAGTCACTGTAAATCGTTTTTAATTGACAAAAAGATTCCTCATGACAACGCTTTACGTAATATACAGTGTTTTGAAGAATCGGCGACCATAGCTGTTCCTGAACTGGTAGAACAATTACTTAATTAA
- a CDS encoding alpha-L-fucosidase, protein MKFRKISLFVLLASACLNVSAQNNVSPQKMDWFEDAKLGIFIHWGIYSVDGISESWSFFNNYINHDNYIKQLNGFTAKDYRPKEWAKLIKEAGAKYTVITTKHHDGISMWNTKADKAITTLQDAAAKQDVITPFVKAIQEEGLHTGLYYSLPDWSHPYYDVFTRNRKRYELKSEPSRWDNYVKYYQRQLTELSEQYKPELLWFDGDWEHSAEEWKAKETLNLLRKYNPNIIINSRLNHHGDYDTPEQGIPVTRPDAKFWELCYTMNDSWGYQPFDKKYKSPNMIIRTLVDCISMGGNLLLDIGPKADGTIPEEQLNILKQLGRWTHKHAAAIYGTRAGIPFVNYGGKSALSKDGKTLYLYVYEQKPELQLRGLVNHTAIKGVSVVGDASAKVNVKSENGTVQVDLTKVNFDQDVTVIALNFAEALRWTAPQDTEVTLKSVLDNKLTGRALGQIASTLHAGKNIFDNSGLTVDGLETKLPSSNATNPTVLKWIKDHAEALYETGKGLPEGHYEGLSALSKDRQTLYLFVEGKPTGPIALKGVKNGVARIRVVGEGSMINHEVFNKLYWSSIPGIIYIQAPAERLDKNMTVIAVLLDAPIQLYREKVGAIENNL, encoded by the coding sequence ATGAAGTTTCGAAAGATTTCTCTTTTTGTTCTTTTGGCGTCCGCGTGCTTAAACGTTTCAGCGCAGAACAATGTATCACCGCAAAAAATGGATTGGTTTGAAGATGCCAAACTGGGTATTTTTATTCACTGGGGGATTTATTCTGTCGATGGAATATCAGAATCTTGGTCATTCTTCAATAATTACATCAATCATGACAATTATATCAAGCAACTGAATGGTTTTACAGCAAAGGATTATAGACCGAAGGAATGGGCCAAATTGATCAAAGAAGCTGGTGCGAAATACACGGTGATTACAACCAAACACCATGACGGGATCTCGATGTGGAATACGAAGGCTGATAAAGCGATCACGACATTACAAGACGCAGCTGCCAAACAGGATGTAATCACACCATTTGTGAAAGCCATACAAGAAGAAGGCTTGCATACTGGACTGTATTATTCTTTGCCCGACTGGAGCCATCCTTATTACGATGTTTTTACGCGCAATCGAAAGCGTTATGAATTGAAAAGTGAGCCTTCTCGTTGGGATAATTATGTAAAATATTACCAGAGGCAATTGACTGAGCTATCCGAACAGTATAAGCCGGAATTACTTTGGTTTGACGGGGATTGGGAGCATAGTGCCGAGGAGTGGAAAGCTAAAGAGACCTTGAATCTTTTGCGGAAATATAATCCGAATATTATTATAAACTCGCGATTGAATCATCATGGAGATTACGATACACCTGAGCAAGGGATTCCAGTAACCCGTCCTGATGCTAAATTTTGGGAACTCTGTTATACCATGAATGATTCTTGGGGTTATCAACCCTTCGATAAAAAGTACAAATCTCCCAATATGATCATTCGAACGTTGGTAGATTGTATTTCCATGGGTGGAAACCTATTGTTGGATATCGGTCCAAAGGCAGATGGAACAATCCCTGAGGAACAATTAAATATTTTGAAACAGCTGGGGCGATGGACACATAAGCATGCGGCTGCGATCTACGGTACAAGAGCCGGTATTCCATTTGTGAACTACGGCGGGAAATCTGCTTTATCAAAGGACGGAAAGACACTTTATCTGTACGTGTATGAACAGAAACCCGAATTGCAGCTCAGAGGTTTGGTTAATCATACGGCCATTAAAGGAGTCTCAGTTGTCGGCGACGCATCCGCGAAAGTGAACGTTAAGTCGGAAAATGGAACCGTTCAAGTCGATTTAACGAAAGTAAACTTTGATCAGGACGTCACTGTGATTGCACTGAACTTTGCGGAGGCGCTTCGTTGGACTGCACCGCAAGATACTGAAGTTACGTTGAAATCTGTACTGGATAATAAGTTGACAGGTCGTGCTTTAGGTCAGATCGCTTCAACACTGCATGCCGGAAAAAATATCTTTGATAATTCCGGATTGACCGTGGATGGCTTAGAGACCAAATTGCCTAGTAGTAATGCGACTAATCCAACGGTATTAAAGTGGATTAAGGATCATGCCGAAGCACTTTATGAGACTGGAAAAGGCTTACCTGAAGGACATTATGAAGGACTAAGCGCGCTCTCTAAAGATCGCCAGACATTGTATCTGTTTGTCGAGGGAAAACCTACGGGTCCTATTGCACTAAAAGGTGTTAAAAATGGAGTCGCCAGGATCCGCGTGGTCGGTGAGGGGTCCATGATAAATCATGAGGTTTTCAATAAGCTCTATTGGAGTAGCATCCCGGGTATTATCTACATTCAGGCACCAGCAGAGCGCTTGGATAAAAATATGACAGTTATTGCTGTTTTGTTGGATGCGCCAATACAACTATATCGCGAGAAAGTGGGCGCTATCGAAAATAACCTTTAA
- the hemF gene encoding oxygen-dependent coproporphyrinogen oxidase, with protein sequence MITKEAIALAYKEIQDEICQALEKLDGSARFEEELWEREGGGGGRTRIIQNGQIFEKGGVNFSSVYGKLPEAIKKSFAVEEDDFFATGVSIVIHPNNPFVPIIHMNIRYFELNDQIRWFGGGIDLTPHYIDEEDARYFHQQLKDVCDRHDSSYYEKFKNWADDYFYIRHRQETRGIGGVFYDKLNTEKTGVSMEDIFAFSCDLGRTFAPTYTALVEKNRHKNFTDQQKNWQLIRRGRYVEFNLVWDSGTKFGLETNGRIESILMSLPAQANWAYDYRPEEGSEEAKTLSLLRKGINWI encoded by the coding sequence ATGATAACAAAAGAAGCGATTGCTTTAGCTTATAAAGAAATTCAGGACGAAATATGTCAGGCGCTGGAGAAATTAGACGGATCGGCACGCTTTGAAGAAGAATTGTGGGAGCGTGAAGGCGGTGGTGGCGGTCGCACCAGGATCATTCAAAATGGTCAGATTTTTGAAAAAGGAGGCGTTAACTTTTCGTCTGTGTATGGCAAATTACCTGAAGCGATCAAAAAGTCATTTGCGGTGGAAGAAGATGATTTTTTTGCGACAGGAGTTTCCATTGTAATCCATCCAAACAATCCCTTCGTACCTATTATACACATGAATATCCGCTATTTTGAACTGAACGATCAGATTCGTTGGTTTGGCGGCGGTATTGATTTAACGCCGCATTATATCGATGAAGAGGATGCCCGTTATTTTCATCAGCAGCTGAAAGATGTCTGTGATAGACATGATTCATCCTATTATGAAAAATTTAAAAATTGGGCGGATGATTATTTTTATATCAGACATCGCCAGGAAACACGCGGCATAGGAGGTGTATTTTACGATAAGTTGAATACTGAAAAAACAGGGGTGAGCATGGAAGATATTTTTGCTTTTTCCTGTGACCTTGGACGCACGTTTGCACCAACATACACTGCTTTGGTGGAGAAAAATCGACATAAAAACTTTACTGATCAACAAAAAAATTGGCAATTGATCCGTCGCGGACGCTATGTCGAATTTAACCTCGTATGGGACTCGGGGACTAAATTTGGACTTGAAACGAATGGTCGGATTGAGTCGATATTGATGAGTCTACCAGCCCAAGCCAATTGGGCATATGATTATCGTCCTGAAGAAGGCTCCGAAGAAGCCAAAACCTTATCTTTATTGCGAAAAGGTATTAACTGGATTTAA